Below is a genomic region from Sorghum bicolor cultivar BTx623 chromosome 9, Sorghum_bicolor_NCBIv3, whole genome shotgun sequence.
CCATATGTCGGCCTCGGGCCCGTAGCTCCGCTTCAGCACCTCCGGCGCGATGTAGTAGGCGCTGCCGACGATGTCCCTGAACACCTCCCCTTCTTTGAAGAAGACGGAGAGCCCAAAGTCGGTGGCCTTGAGCGGCGCGTTCTCGTCCTTGCTGAGGAGGAGGAAGTTCTCGGGCTTGAGGTCGCGGTGGATGACGCCCATGGAGTGGCAGGTGTGGACGATCTCGACGATGGTGCGGAGGAGCGAGGCGGCGGCGCGCTCGGTGTAGTGGCCCTTGGCGATGATCCGGTCGAAGAGCTCCCCGCCGGCGCAGAGCTCCATGACGAGGTGCACCGAGCTCTTGTCCTCGTAGGCGCCCTTGAGCTCCACGACGCCGGGTTGGCCGGAGAGGTGGTACATGATCTGCACCTCGCGCCGCACGTCCTCGATGTCCTCCTTGGTGGACAGCTTCCGCTTGCTGATGGTCTTGCACGCGAACTTCTGGCCCGTGGCCTTGTGCGTGCACAGCGACGTGACGCCGAACTGCCCGCGCCCGAGCTCCTTGCCCATGGTGTAGGTGCTCTTGACGTCCTCCATCGGGCGGCCCAGCACGGGGCCGATGGCGGCCGGGGGCTTGTTTTGCGTGGGCGCCGTGGTCGCCGACGACGAcaccgacgtcggcggcggcacgGTGGCGCTGCCCCCGGGCCGCGACGACGAGCCGGCGGAGGAGTCCGGCGGCAGCGCGGGCTCCGCGGACGACGACCCCGAGCAGCAGCAGTTTCCCATGTCGTCGGCGAGGGGGACGACGGCGACACGGGGGGCCTCGCGCGCCGGGGACGACGCGGACGCGCAGGCGCAGCAAACCGGGGTCGGGGAGATGTCCGGGTGGGCGACGGGGTGCGCGGGGGAACCTTTCTCGGAGGGGTGGAAGGGCTGGCCATCAAAGGGGAGGCTGGGAGGGAATGGCGGGAAGCTAACGGCTGCTTGCTCTGCCTTCGGTGGCCTTCTTTTTGCCCAACACAGAAAAACAACAGAAGCTTCCGTGTGCCGAGATCACGCACACAACACTGCCTTGTTCGTTTTCAAAACAAACAAACCAACCCCCGACCAGCTGGACCTGACTGAGGCCGCGAGCACCGTCCATTGCCAATGCCAGTGCCAGTGCCAATGCTGCCTGGTGCTTGAATCTTGATAGCTTTGAGTACTAGTCGAGTTTGGCGTGTGCAATGGACGTGGACTTTGCAAGCGTCAACACTTTCTCAATCAGGCTGCAGCCTTTGCAAACTTTCGTGGACAGATTTCTCAAGATTCTCAGTTTGCATCAGATCCAGCATCAAGCTATATGCTCTGGTTTGGTTGCTGCCCAATCCACTCAATTCAGTCTAGCCCCAATTAATGACTAATAAGTAGGATGAAAAGTTCAGAGGCACATGCAGCTACGCCACTACGCTATTGGTGTGGACACACTTGTTCACTGAAGCCTGCAACGAGCTCCTTGTGGAGAGGAAAGAAGCTTTGCCACCGTCTACACATTTCTGTGATAGATCGCATTCATGGTGGGTTACTGAATGCATGGTGGATGTAGGACACGTATGGCAAACCTAGCTAGAGATATGACTGGGGATGGAGTGGGGAATATTAGAATGTATGTTCTGTTCTACAATGCTGCACATATATACCATATGTACAGAGGCTTCAGAAGTTACAAGTTTCAGCTGCACTGCACACATGCCAAAAGCATCCAACTCGCTCGGGTTTCTGGCATTGAGTAGTCTGTGAGATTCGCTTGGGAGACATCACCACCCCAACCACAGGTATGCTGCTAAATTCTCGGATTGCTCATGCAACCTGGTTTTTCAACAATTTTGCTGAACAAGTAGCTTCAGTTTTGGCTGTGCCCATTcgttatttatctgttcctttgCTGAAGCTGAAATGTGCAGCTTGGTTAGCGTTATGTTCTCTTTAGAGTCCTTGTTGCATTGAATCCAGCAAAACTAATCCCCTTCAGCTTGCTAGTTAGAGTAAGGTGTGCCTGTTGTATTCTGATCATATCTGTTGAGTCGGTGACTGTTTCATAAGATTTTATATGGTTCAAATTAATTCACAGATCTGTCTCACATTCATTATTTCATTCTATGCTTTGTTGTTTGGAAGTATTGCAGGCTGCAGCACCTAAAGTTAGACTTCCGTCAGAAGTACAGCTAAGAGAAGCACAACCAAATCTGGTAGCTTAAGTTCTGAACAACAGGAGACACTGAGAACTGGGAAAGAGTCTGAGATGGCTTATGCGAGCCCGGGGACTGATACGTCAACAGATCTAGATACTGACGAGAAGAATCAAATGGTACTtactttttttaattttggtttgtagaTGGCCAGTGCATCACTAGTGTGTATGTTAtttctttaaaaaataaaatcaaGACATACCATAACTTTGACATGAGTAGAACTCGAAAGTATTGTGCTAATTATGCCTTTTTAAATTTAATGTATCAATCTTTTTTTATAAGAAAAAACACCATATGGTTGTTTGTCCATTCTGATGAAACTTCCATATCAACACAAACAATTGGTTTGCTTTCAAGTAACGTTACTTGTATTCTTGATATATATAAACTGAGCTTGTTTACTTATCAGTTGGAACTAGGGCAGCTTGTATCCCTTACAGCTTCTGATTCTGGCAACAAATCAAAAGATAAGCTAGGTCAAAAGGTATTAAAATTCTACACATTCACTGAGCGAttacctgatgattctgttgttaCAGACTTCTCTTGTTACTGACTTAATGGTAGGCACTCCGCCGTCTGGCACAAAACCGTGAAGCTGCTAGGAAAAGCCGTCTAAGAAAGAAGGTAGTTTCATCTACCTGATGGTAGATAGTATTTTCCTTGTGCATAAAGACAGCTCTGAAATTATAATATTTACCCATTTCTTCATCCTTAGGCATATGTCGAGCAACTTGAGAACAGCAGGCTGAAACTTAGTCAATTGGAGCAGGAGCTCCAGCGTGCTCGCCAACAGGTATGGTCGTCATGTACTCATCTTGTGATCTTTGGATTCGACAAGATCAGCCGTTCTTGTTGAACAAACTGTTCTTTTCAACATTTTGCTACTTGTTCAGGGCATTTTTATTCCTACTCCAGGAGACCAGCCTAATTCAACTACTGAAAATGgtaaactgttttttttttgtgccaAATGTTTAGATCACACTGTACAAGATCTTGAATTAAGCTGTTACCCGTATTTGTAGGTGCTTTGGCATTTGACATGGACTATGCTCGATGGCAAGATGATCACAATAAGCAGATAAATGAACTGAGGGCTGCACTCAATGCACATGCCAGTGACGATGATCTTCGGCATATGATCGACAGCATCATGGCATATTACAGCGAAGCTTTCAGGCTCAAGAGAGTAGCAGCCAAGGCAGATGCTTTCCACGTGCTGTCAGGAATGTGGAAGACCCCTGTCGAGAGGTGTTTTATGTGGTTTGGTGGACTTCGACCGTCAGAGATTCTAAAGGTTTATGGTCTCTCCTCCCTTGCTCCTATTGCATCAGTGTACTTCTGTCAAAGCTGAAAGATTTCTCCTGTTTCTTTTTACGCAGTTACTTGCAAGTCATCTGGAACCCCTTACTGAACAGCAGCTTGCAAGTATATACAGCCTGCAACAGTCCTCGGAACAAGCTGAAGAGGACCTTTCACAGGGGGTGAGAGCACTGCAACAGTCTGTCGCAGAAACCCTTGCATCAGGATCCCTGTGTCCTGCTGGTTCTTCTGGTAACGCTGCAGATTGCTCGGGGCAGATGGCAGTGGCAGTTGGGAAGCTTGGGACTCTAGAAAGCTTCCTGCAGGAGGTACACCCATGGAACTTGCCCCTTGGTTATATGTTGTTTCTCGTTGTTTGATGTCTTGTAATTGGTATACATTTGCAGAACCAAATctctttttttctgttttttttaaaaagatcTTGGATTTGCAGGCTGACGATCTGCGAAGGCGGATTCTTGAACAGATGCAGCACATACTGACCACCCGCCAATCTGCACGAGCACTGCTTGCAATCAGTGACTACCTTTCCCGGCTACGCGCTCTGAGTTCTCTCTGGATTGCACGACCACGGGAATGAATTCAGTTGGCTCACCAATTGTTCATCGCCGGTGGTGGGTGGGTCAATAAATTTGTGTTTGTGAACAGAAATTTTACTCATTTCTTGCTCTCGTGTACCAAGAATGTAAAATGAGATCTTTGTGGACAGTAGTTTGTATTAAAATGAAAATAGGTCTAATGAAGGAGTTCCATGCGTTGGAGATGTCTTAGGTGGGCACAGTTGTGGTTGTTCTGTGCCTGAATACACATGGATTGAGGCTTAAGTGATATCATCAAACATCAGGTCGTGTCGAGGCACTTCCGCTTGTATTTGGGGGCAGGTAGACTGGGAGATTCAAGTCCTGAAGAAATCTAAACGACATGCTCGCTCTGCTTTGCTTATACCCCACCCAACAGAACAGCTGAGCACAAGAATGAAACAATCGTATATCTGAACATCAGTATAACAACCGTAATCGTGGACCAGAGATTTATTAGCACTGCAAAAAAACAAGACGCACTAATTCAGAAAGAGGAGCTACAAAAGCTGTCCTGCTGCTGCACAATACAAAACCTCAGTGACATATAGAACTAAGAGTACAAGAAGGTAAAGAGAAGGAAATGCTCTCTGCATAGCCGTAGCAGAACCCCTATATCCGCTTCAGAACCTTCTCAGCAGCCTCGATGGTCTTCTCGATGTCCTGGGAGGTGTGCGCCAAGCTGGTGAAACCCGCCTCGAACTGCGAGGGAGCCAGGTATACACCTTCTTCCAGCATGCCACGGTAGAACCTTCCAAACTTCTCAGTGTCGCTCTTCTTAGCGTCCCCAAAGTTGTGGACAGGTCCACCAGTGAAGAAAAAGCCAAACATTCCTCTGATGTGTCCTCCACACATCTCGTGCCCCGTTTTCGCACCCACATCCAATATCCCACGAACGAGTTCACCAGTGATCTTGTCCAAGTACTCATAGGTGCCGGGCTCTGTTAGACGCTTGAGCGTGTGAATTCCAGCAGTCATGGCTAGAGGGTTTCCACTGAGAGTTCCTGCCTGGTACATTGGTCCTGCTGGGGCAACCATCTCCATGATATCCCTTCTCCCACCGTAGGCACCAACAGGGAGCCCACCCCCAATAATCTTACCCAAGGTTGTCACGTCTGGGGTGATCCCGAAGTACTCTTGAGCTCCACCGTATGCCAGGCGGAAACCGGTCATCACTTCATCAAAGACCAGGAGTGCACCATCGTGTTTGGTCAAGTCACGGAGGGCATTGAGGAAGCCAGGTTGTGGGGGAATAAAACCAGCATTGCCAACAACTGCCTCGAGGAAGACAGCAGCAATCTCCCCTTTGTTCTCCTCAAACAATTTCTTCACTGCCTCAGCATCATTGTAGGGTGCTGTTAGAGTCTCATAGGTGGCTCCCTTGGGAACACCAGGAGAGTCTGGGAGGCCCAGGGTGGCAACACCACTACCAGCTTTGACAAGGAAGGAATCAGCATGGCCATGGTAGCAGCCTTCAAACTTGACAATCTTCTCCCGCCCAGTGAATGCACGCACAAGGCGGAGTGCTCCCATGCAGGCTTCTGTCCCTGAATTGACAAAGCGGACCATTTCGATACTTGGTACAGCAGAGATGACCATCTCAGCCAATACATTCTCCAGCAAACATGGAGCACCAAAGCTAGTTCCTTTCTTTAGAGTTTCAATCAATGCAGCATTCACCTgaatcaaacaagatataagtACAGTGATTTAATTTAGCTTTGTCAATTCTCAGGACAGCTTTATAAACTAAATGTTGCGAATCACATATAGTATACTTTTTTCCAATATTCAATAGTGGTTCAAAAATCACGCTATAAGTTGACAGATATTTGAAGGTGAAGTAAAGCCATCATGGATTTCACCAGTTTAATTTACAAAATCAgaccaagaaaattttatggtgcatACAGATGTTCAGAAATTTTAGTAGATTCACAAATGGGATGGAGATAAGTCCAATTAATCGAGTTAAGTATTATAAGAAATAGAAGTAAGCTACACTATCAACTATCATAAAAGAACACCATGGGATAAGAAACACGGAAGCAAACCCAGAGATTATTTGATGAAATACTTCACATTCAGATAACGCATATTGGCCAGGAACCAACATAATCAATTCTGTACCTCATCATCTGCATGACCGATGATTGCAGGACCCCAGGAACCAACATAATCGATGTACTCATTCCCATCAACATCCCACATACGCGAACCCTTTACAGAGTCGAACACTATAGGCTGCCCACCAACAGATTTGAAGGCACGGACTGGCGAATTAACACCTCCAGGCATCAGCTCCTGAGAAACAGTGAAACAATCAGTTATAAAACATCCAGAACCATGGGCAAAGAAGATGACAAACTGACTGAGATCTCAAATGGTGAAAGATCCTAACACTTGTTATGGTGATGATAGTCCCCACCATTTCATGATATACAATCAGGGTTGTACTCACAAGTCACATTTTATGCAGGTTACAGCTACAGATACAGGACTAAAGCATGACTCGCAAAGAAATGGCTACTAACTGCATAAAAGTATGGTTTTCTGACCGCTTTGTTACATGAAAATTAACACGTGCTGCACCTAGGTAATCCGATCTCAGTAGGATTGCTTACAGAGAGGATTGCTTTCATTTGCATGGCTGTCTCGTGTGTCAATTTGGGTCCAAGAGCGTAGTTGACCGTACTAGCTCACAATGTCGGCCCCATTCCAGACCCTCTCCGGTCCAGCCCCCGGTTTCCATGTTCCAAGCCATCTTTGACAATCCACcctcttattgcgttaccaccAACCCATTGGCGGaaatacagaaaaaaaaaagaaaagcgaACCGATTTGCCACAGTTTGCACGGCAACCACAAACAAGGCATTCCCCAGCTGGCCGCAAGCCACGTCTCTTCTTCCGAATTCACACCTCAAAAGCCACGAGGCTCTCCGAAACGAAGGGGAACCCTGGAGGACGGCATCGAGGAGCTGCAGAGCGAAGGAATCAGATAGAGGACGGTACCTTGGCGGCGTTGAAGATCTCCTCGGACTTCTGCACCGTGTACGCCTTCTCGCCCTTCTCGAGGGATATCGCGGCCCGCGCCACCGACAGCCGAGCGCGGCGCCCCGTCGAGGCCCTCCTCGGCGCGGCCGGCCGGGCCGAGATCCCGGACGCcacggcggcggctgctgctccGGCCATGCCTGTGTTGGGCTTGCTCGTCTCGCGCGAGGTGGTCGGAGGTGGAGCAGATGAGGGGGGAGATAAGAAATTCCGGAGGGGTTTGGTGCGATTGGGTCTTAATAGCTAGGCCGGGCCCACCTAAGCACGATTGGGTCTTCTCAgtaatgtttttttctttttgtttgtttgtttgtttaccCCACCCTGTAAGCGAAGCTGGTGGCGCTTCCGCGTTTTAGCCTGCATGCCCTGGGCCGAAAGTTTTGTACCACATCGTTTGCCTAGCACTGGGAGATGAGTTTAAAAGGTGGCCTGTGGGCTGCTGCTTCGCCTCCGCACTAGGCGGAGGTGCGGGCCTTAAGCCCGCTAGGTTAAGTTATAGTACAGGCCTATGTACATTGATGTACTGTAGTCTGTACTTATACCCTTCCATGTAAAAGATCCGAGATGTATGGAtgtataatttaaaaaaaatatttttgttgaaACTTACACTGCTATGTTGACAGttgcaaaaatatttttgttgaaACTTGCACTTTTGACAGTTGTttatactccctctataccTATAAAGAAAATCGTTTAAGACAACGACACGGTATTCAAAGCTTAACGTTaacttcttgtttttataaaaaatattatcaaaaaatgatatatgtatacttttacaAAAATACTttccaagacaaatctatttatatagttttcatattttcaaactcaacaactttaaaattattcatgatttatatttttaatattttgacCCAAATCTTATCTAGAACAACTTCGGGGATGGAGTACACATCTCccctttttataaaaaaaataaaaataaaaatccaAAATCCATCGGAGCGGTGTCAAGAAGAGACAGGTTCCAGAAACACGGATCACAACCCAATCCTGGAGTGCTATCCAGCCAAGGACCGAGCCAGGTGTGGTGGACAAGCATTCGACAAAATATGAAGAAATTTCTTACAAGATCGAAAACATGAACAAACAGCTTAAGACTTGGAAGTTTTTAATGCTTATTATTATAGGTTTTAGAATTTTTCAAAGTTGATTGAACAAAGTAGCAACATTTACAGCACCAAATTAGTTGCACTAAATCCACTGTGGTTAATAAAGGAGCAGCTGCATATTATCGTAAAAAAAAAAGTGCCTGAGCTCGTCAGTTGTTACTTGTTTGAAAGCTCGGAGAACAAACGAAGAAGAAACATGTCAAAAACGACAGACTAACTTAAATAAACTTAACGAAAAGCAGAAACAGCGACCTGCCTTCTGTGCTTTGACATTTCGCAAAAAGCTTAGGGGACTTGCTGGTGTGAAACATGAAGCACGTCAAGCAAGCATAACGAAGCACGGACCTTACCACAGTATCTAGCAGATATGTTAATCTAATGAGCTGAGACATGTGCGCACCTGATTATCCAGTCAATGACGCTAAATGGTGTGCACCTGTACACGGAGctccttttcaagattttctatccAGCATCGGCCAAACATCGTTGACTAGAGAGGCAATGGAAGGAAATATAGTCCAATATGTGCCTTTCATTCGCCTTTCCAGGAAGTTGCCAGGATTGATTCCTTCACTTTGTTTCCAGAAGCACGGTTATAGTGACAGCAAGGAATTGGCAACTTATCCCCCTTGCCTGCACTGCAGAAGACATCAGGATTGCCATGCTCAATAAACAATTTCAGTAGATAATTCGGATGAACTATACAAATATACAAACTGTTTTCAAGAAACATATGTAATACATGGatgatttatttttatgaaATAAACTTTGCCTGGACGTCGTGATCCAAATGACCATAATACAGATGTCACCAATCAGATAACAGTTCTTTCAGAACCTATTTGGCCGAACTTGCAATGGCACGACAAAAAAGAGAGGGACTTatttcttgagaaaaaatatgttATTAAATTCTACAAGTACCAAGAGCAACGACTTCAGGGTCAATGGTGCAGAAATAACTCAGTGTGATAACTCAGTGTGCCCTCAGGCCTCAACCACCTCGTCGCATTCCTCAATTGCACTGCTAGGAGGGAGACAATAGACAACCAAAAGGAGaaaaacactatgccgattGGAGAGGTTGTACTGTCTGCCTTCATGCAGGCACTCTTTGAGAAAGTGCTTGCTGCTACTATCGGAGAGCTGAAATTCCCTCGAGATGTCACTGAAGAACTGCAGAGCTTGTCGAGCATCCTGTCAATAATTCAATCTCATGTCGAAGATGCGGAGGAGCGGCAATTGAAGGATAAGGTTGCACGCAGCTGGCTTGCAAAGCTCAAGGGTGTTGCGGATGAgatggatgacttacttgatgAGTATGCAGCTGAGACTCTGCGATCCAAACTAGAAGGTCCATCCAACCATGACCATCTGAAGAAGGTTAGGAGCTGTTTCTGCTGTTTTTGGTTGAACAATTGTTTATTTAACCATAAGATTGTCCAGCAAATAAGGAAGATTGAGGGGAAACTCGATAGGCTTATCAAAGAAAGACAGATTATTGGTCCAAACATGAACAGTGGGACCGACAGGCAGGAGATAAAGGAGAGGCCCAAAACAAGTTCACTGATCGATGACTCAAGTGTGTTTGGAAGAGAAGAAGATAAAGAAACCATTATGAAGATATTGCTGGCCCCCAATAACTCGGGCTATGCCAACCTTTCTATTATTCCCATAGTGGGCATGGGGGGACTAGGAAAAACGACTCTAACACAGCTCATCTACAATGATGAAAGAGTAAAGGAGCATTTCCAGTTAAGGGTGTGGTTATGTGTTTCTGAAATTTTTGATGAGATGAAGCTTACCAAGGAAACAATTGAATCAGTTGCTAGTGGGTTCTCATCAGCCACAACAAACATGAACCTGCTTCAAGAAGACCTCTCAAGAAAGCTGCAAGGTAAAAGATTTCTTCTAGTCCTTGATGATGTATGGAATGAGGATCCTGAAAAATGGGACAGATATCGCTGTGCTCTAGTTAGCGGGGGAAAGGGAAGCAAGATCATAATTACCACACGAAATAAGAATGTGGGGATACTAATGGGCGGGATGACACCTTACCATCTAAAGCAGCTATCAAACAATGATTGCTGGCAGTTGTTCAAGAAACACGCATTTGTAGATGGTGACTCCAGTTCACACCCGGAACTGGAAATAATAGGCAAGGACATCGTGAAGAAGTTGAAAGGTCTGCCACTAGCTGCAAAAGCAGTAGGCAGTTTACTATGTACCAGGGATGCAGAGGAAGATTGGAAGAACATATTAAAGAGTGAAATATGGGAATTGCCATCAGACAACATATTGCCAGCTCTGAGATTGAGTTACAGCCATTTGCCAGCCACACTGAAGCGATGTTTTGCGTTTTGTTCAGTGTTTCCCAAAGATTATGTCTTTGAGAAAAGAAGGTTGGTTCAAATCTGGATGGCCCTTGGATTCATTCAGCCTCAAGGAAGGGGAAAGATGGAAGAAACTGGGAGTGGCTATTTTGATGAATTACAAAGCAGATCCTTCTTCCAATATCACAAAAGTGGATATGTAATGCATGATGCCATGCATGACCTAGCACAGTCTGTCTCAATTGATGAATTTCAAAGATTGGATGATCCCCCGCACAGCAGCAGCCTTGAAAGAAGTGCCAGGCATCTATCATTCTCTTGTGACAACAGAAGCTCGACCCAATTTGAAGCTTTCCTTGGATTTAAGAGAGCTCGCACACTTTTACTACTAAATGGATACAAATCGATAACAAGCTCTATACCCGGTGATCTGTTCCTCAAGTTGAAGTACCTTCATGTGCTTGATCTGAACCGACGAGACATTACTGAGCTGCCTGATTCTATTGGTAACTTAAAATTGCTTCGATATTTGAATCTTTCAGGCACTGGAATagcaatgttgccttcatcaatTGGTAAGCTGTTCAGCCTGCAAACACTGAAGTTGCAAAACTGCCATGCATTAGATTACCTCCCAAAGACCATAACCAATCTTGTAAATCTTCGATGGCTAGAAGCAAGAATGGAATTGATCACTGGCATAGCTGGAATAGGGAACTTGACTTGCCTTCAACAGCTGGAGGAATTTGTTGTCCGTAAGGACAAAGGATACAAGATCAATGAATTGAAGGCAATGAAGGGGATCACAGGACATATCTGCATTAAGAATCTTGAGAGTGTGGCTAGTGTGGAAGAGGCTAACGAAGCTTTGCTAATGAATAAGACAAACATCAACAATTTACACCTTATATGGTCTGAAAAGAGGCACTTGACTTCAGAAACAGTAGATAAAGACATAAAGATACTTGAACACCTTCAACCACATCATGAACTCAGTGAGCTGACAGTCAAGGCCTTTGCAGGCTCATACTTTCCAAATTGGTTAAGTAATCTAACTCAATTGCAAACCATCCACCTGTCTGACTGTACAAACTGTTCAGTTCTACCAGTGCTTGGAGTACTTCCCCTACTCACGTTTTTAGATATTGGGGGTCTCCATGCCATTGTTCACATCAACCAAGAGTTTTCAGGAACCAGTGAAGTTAAGGGGTTTCCATCACTGAAGGAACTCATATTTGAAGACATGTCTAACCTAAAAGGTTGGGCTTCTGTACAAGATGGTCAGTTGCTTCCATTGCTCACAGAACTTGCAGTGATTGACTGCCCATTACTAGAAGAATTCCCTTCTTTCCCATCATCAGTAGTGAAGCTCAAAATTTCTGAAACTGGGTTCGCTATTCTTCCAGAAATACATACTCCAAGCTCTCAAGTTTCATCATCATTGGTATGCCTGCAGATTCAACAATGCCCAAATCTTACATCATTAGAGCAAGGactgttttgccaaaaattatCAACACTGCAACAATTAACCATCACAGGCTGCCCAGAATTAACTCACCTGCCAGTTGAAGGATTCAGTGCCCTGACTGCTCTTAAGAGTATTCATATCCATGATTGTCCGAAGCTGGAACCATCCCAAGAACATAGTTTGCTGCCCTCCATGCTTGAAGATCTACGCATCAGCTCGTGCTccaatctaatcaatcctcttcTTCGAGAGATCGATGAGATATCCTCAATGATAAATCTTGCCATAACTGATTGTGCCGGCCTTCACTATTTTCCAGTAAAGCTTCCTGCCACTCTGAAAAAGTTGGAGATCTTCCATTGTAGCAACCTAAGATGCTTGCCTCCTGGCATAGAAGCAGCATCTTGTTTGGCAGCTATGACCATTTTGAACTGTCCTCTTATACCAAGATTGCCAGAACAGGGCCTCCCACAATCACTGAAAGAATTGTACATCAAAGAATGCCCACTGCTAACAAAGAGGTGCAAAGAAAATGATGGTGAAGATTGGCCTAAAATTGCTCATGTACCAACCATAGAGATTGAAGATTGTtagagtaaataggaatagtaccacattgtgtatccacataaggtgttagtcctatgtaccctaTATAATCAGCCCATGAGGCCCAATGCAATATATCAAATATTCCACCAATTATATTCTCCTTGAAAGATGATAGTATCATGACCGACTGGATCATAAGAAGAAGATTATTCTAAATGCATCATAGCAACACAACAGAGGTACGAACTCAATGAATCTTCAGCTACTGTTTCACACATAACAGTGTATCATGGATATGAATACTTAATATTCTTGGCAAATGGCTGTATACTCATTTTTTTCATCATTTCTGTACTCTGCACATACTTATGCTTGAGTGCACTTTATATGCCAAGCAGTAATCA
It encodes:
- the LOC8064176 gene encoding transcription factor TGAL1, with the protein product MAYASPGTDTSTDLDTDEKNQMLELGQLVSLTASDSGNKSKDKLGQKALRRLAQNREAARKSRLRKKAYVEQLENSRLKLSQLEQELQRARQQGIFIPTPGDQPNSTTENGALAFDMDYARWQDDHNKQINELRAALNAHASDDDLRHMIDSIMAYYSEAFRLKRVAAKADAFHVLSGMWKTPVERCFMWFGGLRPSEILKLLASHLEPLTEQQLASIYSLQQSSEQAEEDLSQGVRALQQSVAETLASGSLCPAGSSGNAADCSGQMAVAVGKLGTLESFLQEADDLRRRILEQMQHILTTRQSARALLAISDYLSRLRALSSLWIARPRE
- the LOC110430175 gene encoding glutamate-1-semialdehyde 2,1-aminomutase, chloroplastic — protein: MAGAAAAAVASGISARPAAPRRASTGRRARLSVARAAISLEKGEKAYTVQKSEEIFNAAKELMPGGVNSPVRAFKSVGGQPIVFDSVKGSRMWDVDGNEYIDYVGSWGPAIIGHADDEVNAALIETLKKGTSFGAPCLLENVLAEMVISAVPSIEMVRFVNSGTEACMGALRLVRAFTGREKIVKFEGCYHGHADSFLVKAGSGVATLGLPDSPGVPKGATYETLTAPYNDAEAVKKLFEENKGEIAAVFLEAVVGNAGFIPPQPGFLNALRDLTKHDGALLVFDEVMTGFRLAYGGAQEYFGITPDVTTLGKIIGGGLPVGAYGGRRDIMEMVAPAGPMYQAGTLSGNPLAMTAGIHTLKRLTEPGTYEYLDKITGELVRGILDVGAKTGHEMCGGHIRGMFGFFFTGGPVHNFGDAKKSDTEKFGRFYRGMLEEGVYLAPSQFEAGFTSLAHTSQDIEKTIEAAEKVLKRI
- the LOC8077037 gene encoding putative disease resistance protein RGA3 is translated as MPIGEVVLSAFMQALFEKVLAATIGELKFPRDVTEELQSLSSILSIIQSHVEDAEERQLKDKVARSWLAKLKGVADEMDDLLDEYAAETLRSKLEGPSNHDHLKKVRSCFCCFWLNNCLFNHKIVQQIRKIEGKLDRLIKERQIIGPNMNSGTDRQEIKERPKTSSLIDDSSVFGREEDKETIMKILLAPNNSGYANLSIIPIVGMGGLGKTTLTQLIYNDERVKEHFQLRVWLCVSEIFDEMKLTKETIESVASGFSSATTNMNLLQEDLSRKLQGKRFLLVLDDVWNEDPEKWDRYRCALVSGGKGSKIIITTRNKNVGILMGGMTPYHLKQLSNNDCWQLFKKHAFVDGDSSSHPELEIIGKDIVKKLKGLPLAAKAVGSLLCTRDAEEDWKNILKSEIWELPSDNILPALRLSYSHLPATLKRCFAFCSVFPKDYVFEKRRLVQIWMALGFIQPQGRGKMEETGSGYFDELQSRSFFQYHKSGYVMHDAMHDLAQSVSIDEFQRLDDPPHSSSLERSARHLSFSCDNRSSTQFEAFLGFKRARTLLLLNGYKSITSSIPGDLFLKLKYLHVLDLNRRDITELPDSIGNLKLLRYLNLSGTGIAMLPSSIGKLFSLQTLKLQNCHALDYLPKTITNLVNLRWLEARMELITGIAGIGNLTCLQQLEEFVVRKDKGYKINELKAMKGITGHICIKNLESVASVEEANEALLMNKTNINNLHLIWSEKRHLTSETVDKDIKILEHLQPHHELSELTVKAFAGSYFPNWLSNLTQLQTIHLSDCTNCSVLPVLGVLPLLTFLDIGGLHAIVHINQEFSGTSEVKGFPSLKELIFEDMSNLKGWASVQDGQLLPLLTELAVIDCPLLEEFPSFPSSVVKLKISETGFAILPEIHTPSSQVSSSLVCLQIQQCPNLTSLEQGLFCQKLSTLQQLTITGCPELTHLPVEGFSALTALKSIHIHDCPKLEPSQEHSLLPSMLEDLRISSCSNLINPLLREIDEISSMINLAITDCAGLHYFPVKLPATLKKLEIFHCSNLRCLPPGIEAASCLAAMTILNCPLIPRLPEQGLPQSLKELYIKECPLLTKRCKENDGEDWPKIAHVPTIEIEDC